In the genome of Candidatus Omnitrophota bacterium, one region contains:
- a CDS encoding glycosyltransferase family 39 protein — protein sequence MKKDRLAGLLAGKYFILCAVLGIAAFLRFYGLNGKCLWYDEVCSLNLSAYNWYDIFLSQKVLTDIPRPVYYALLKLWTGLFGYTEVAARSLAVIFGVLSVFLIYKLAKTLFGASAGLISAFILAISPYNIYYSQQVRYYTLFLCLSLVSIILFLKVIKSDKRSLRFLYILTNALILYSFPVGIYVFILQNIFFLVFSKRIRLKRQWLRMQVIILVIFMPMAVLPAVAFTQNTRNQEIDTFIADKPGYRDLIGTFGVFSYGGPRQAHAGVGFETEPSRLRVIRFLTVLLGLLFSLSIFYSRKEIRSNEDILSAKNKILLLWLWLLAPLLGFYLFSIWVKPVFLTRYFIAIAPAFYIGAAYSVSRMGRGRLPAIVALVALTFFSWDILYNPGSNDDWRSLASSVKPQIAEGDVLVFAPITQIIPFWYYYKYGQVKGFNNNIDNHGEKFYHMKNCRFLDGANTVIGLGIRQDREHVLVTLGGLPDNDANIWLIISPHWRGNEHSGLIEGLLGKGRGVKYRKYFDYNGVEAICYSPSG from the coding sequence ATGAAAAAAGACCGGCTGGCTGGATTATTGGCAGGTAAATATTTCATCCTCTGCGCTGTTTTAGGGATAGCCGCTTTCTTGCGGTTTTATGGCCTGAACGGTAAATGCCTTTGGTATGACGAGGTGTGCAGCCTTAACCTCTCCGCTTACAATTGGTATGATATTTTTTTAAGCCAAAAGGTGTTGACGGATATACCGCGCCCGGTTTATTACGCGCTGTTGAAGCTGTGGACCGGTTTGTTCGGTTACACTGAGGTCGCGGCGCGCTCGTTAGCGGTTATATTCGGCGTCTTATCGGTGTTCTTGATCTACAAACTGGCAAAAACGCTGTTCGGCGCTTCCGCCGGGTTGATCAGCGCGTTCATACTGGCGATATCCCCTTATAACATATACTATTCGCAACAAGTCCGCTATTACACCTTGTTTCTATGCCTGAGCTTAGTGTCGATAATACTCTTTCTGAAGGTGATAAAAAGCGATAAGCGCAGTTTGCGTTTTTTATATATCCTGACCAATGCGCTGATCCTTTACTCGTTCCCTGTTGGTATTTACGTGTTTATCCTGCAGAACATATTTTTCTTGGTCTTCAGCAAAAGGATCAGGTTGAAGCGCCAATGGCTGAGGATGCAGGTTATTATCCTGGTTATTTTTATGCCGATGGCGGTGTTGCCGGCGGTCGCTTTCACGCAGAATACGCGTAACCAGGAGATCGATACGTTTATCGCGGACAAACCGGGTTACCGGGATTTAATCGGGACATTCGGCGTATTCAGTTATGGCGGCCCCCGGCAGGCGCATGCCGGCGTGGGGTTCGAAACAGAGCCGTCCCGTTTGCGGGTCATCCGCTTCTTGACTGTGTTGCTCGGCCTGCTTTTTTCTCTGAGTATTTTCTACAGCCGAAAAGAAATCCGTTCAAACGAGGATATCTTAAGCGCGAAAAACAAGATTTTACTTTTGTGGTTATGGCTTTTAGCGCCGTTATTAGGTTTTTATTTATTTTCAATATGGGTCAAACCGGTATTTTTGACCCGCTATTTTATCGCTATCGCCCCGGCTTTTTATATCGGCGCAGCGTATTCGGTTTCGAGAATGGGCAGGGGCAGGCTCCCGGCGATCGTTGCCCTTGTTGCGTTGACCTTTTTTTCCTGGGATATATTGTATAATCCCGGGTCAAACGATGACTGGAGATCTTTAGCCTCCAGCGTGAAGCCGCAGATCGCCGAAGGGGATGTCCTGGTGTTCGCTCCGATAACGCAGATCATCCCATTCTGGTATTATTATAAGTACGGCCAGGTGAAGGGCTTTAATAACAATATCGATAATCACGGGGAAAAATTCTATCACATGAAGAACTGCCGCTTCCTTGACGGCGCGAATACTGTTATCGGTTTAGGGATAAGGCAGGACCGCGAACATGTCCTGGTAACGCTGGGGGGATTGCCGGACAATGATGCGAATATCTGGCTTATTATTTCCCCGCATTGGAGGGGTAATGAGCATTCGGGATTAATCGAGGGATTGTTGGGGAAGGGCCGGGGCGTCAAATACCGGAAATATTTCGATTATAACGGCGTAGAGGCTATTTGTTATTCTCCGTCCGGGTAA